A stretch of the Microscilla marina ATCC 23134 genome encodes the following:
- a CDS encoding MFS transporter, with the protein MRHKETLWTRDFVLFCLSYLLMAAGFYFLLPVLPLYVTQVLEEDKTKIGYIIGLYALSALLIRPFSGYALDTFGRRKVYIISMVLYAFSMFLYSYATTFLLLLSLRFLHGFAWGMVTTGGGTIPADLVPARRRGEGIGYFGLSVTLSMALGPLAGLWILGNNNFSLLFYIGFGVSIASLILAYMVKYPSIAQATSESKQVAPAPRKKGQMFEAKASHASVVVFLFGFAYASIFAFAAVYGTETGVGHSGMFFLLLAIGVSISRPYAGKLMDKKGPQQIMLLSFILGFVGFLLLSATGHSLIVYLTAGFIIGLGCGSIIPTLQTMVMNMVIPERRGVANATYYAAVDLGIGLGSIILGYVANWASTAQMFQFCALMFVFAGIYFFSMAIKHYLRNSIALN; encoded by the coding sequence GTGAGACACAAAGAAACACTATGGACAAGAGACTTCGTATTGTTCTGCTTGTCGTACTTGCTCATGGCAGCCGGGTTTTATTTTTTACTTCCGGTATTGCCTCTATATGTTACTCAAGTACTCGAAGAAGATAAAACAAAGATTGGTTACATCATAGGTTTATATGCGCTGTCGGCTTTATTGATCAGGCCATTTAGCGGCTATGCGCTTGACACCTTCGGGCGCCGCAAAGTCTACATCATATCTATGGTATTGTATGCCTTTTCTATGTTTTTGTATAGCTATGCCACTACCTTTTTACTTCTTTTAAGTTTGCGTTTTCTGCACGGTTTTGCCTGGGGCATGGTCACTACCGGAGGGGGAACCATTCCGGCTGACCTTGTCCCTGCCCGTCGCAGAGGCGAAGGCATAGGTTATTTTGGGCTTTCGGTTACACTGTCGATGGCACTAGGGCCTTTGGCGGGGCTTTGGATATTGGGCAACAACAACTTCTCGCTGCTATTTTATATAGGCTTTGGTGTTTCTATAGCATCGCTGATACTTGCCTATATGGTAAAATATCCCAGCATTGCCCAAGCAACCAGCGAAAGCAAACAAGTGGCTCCTGCCCCCCGCAAAAAAGGACAAATGTTTGAGGCTAAAGCAAGCCATGCATCAGTAGTAGTATTTTTATTTGGCTTTGCCTACGCCAGCATATTTGCTTTTGCGGCAGTATACGGCACCGAAACAGGTGTAGGACACAGTGGCATGTTCTTTTTGCTACTGGCAATCGGGGTAAGCATTTCGCGCCCTTATGCGGGCAAGCTGATGGATAAAAAAGGCCCCCAACAAATTATGCTGTTAAGCTTTATATTGGGCTTTGTGGGCTTTTTGTTGCTGTCTGCCACTGGGCACAGCCTAATAGTATACCTCACGGCTGGTTTTATCATAGGCTTGGGTTGTGGGTCTATTATTCCTACCCTGCAAACAATGGTCATGAATATGGTAATACCCGAACGCCGTGGAGTAGCAAATGCTACTTATTATGCAGCGGTTGACTTGGGCATTGGCTTAGGCTCGATCATACTGGGCTATGTTGCCAATTGGGCTTCTACTGCTCAAATGTTTCAGTTTTGCGCCCTGATGTTTGTATTTGCTGGCATTTACTTTTTTTCTATGGCAATCAAGCATTATCTCCGCAACAGCATTGCACTTAACTAA
- a CDS encoding TetR/AcrR family transcriptional regulator yields the protein MASTKEKIVQMAIEIFNKKGIKNTTSRDIADALEISRGNLSYHYKCKTDLIEDVYKYIFESKEIEILPNGLVTLHHFHALFKQMIDFQDRYRFFFLDIIEILRDYPAVGKLYRERAHRRTAQGRALINYYIGSGLFQPEPIPGIYDQLSNTVWIVRVFWLNQVWIKQECKKDGTVAMDKKRALESIWMLHYPHLTDKGKVEYFEIMKLVAKPAS from the coding sequence ATGGCGTCTACCAAGGAAAAAATAGTACAGATGGCAATTGAGATATTCAACAAGAAGGGGATCAAGAATACCACTTCGCGTGATATTGCCGATGCACTAGAGATTAGCCGGGGAAACTTATCGTACCATTACAAGTGTAAGACTGACTTGATCGAAGATGTGTATAAATACATTTTTGAGTCGAAAGAAATAGAAATATTGCCCAATGGCTTGGTAACATTGCACCATTTTCACGCGCTTTTTAAGCAAATGATTGATTTTCAGGATCGTTACCGTTTTTTCTTTTTAGATATTATAGAAATACTACGCGACTACCCCGCAGTGGGCAAGCTGTACCGCGAGCGTGCCCATCGCCGAACGGCACAAGGCAGAGCTTTGATCAATTACTATATAGGCAGTGGGTTGTTTCAACCCGAACCTATTCCAGGCATTTATGACCAACTCTCTAATACAGTTTGGATTGTGCGTGTATTTTGGCTCAACCAAGTGTGGATCAAACAAGAATGCAAAAAAGACGGTACAGTGGCGATGGATAAAAAACGAGCGTTGGAGTCTATCTGGATGCTGCATTATCCGCACCTTACCGACAAGGGCAAGGTAGAATACTTTGAAATAATGAAGCTGGTAGCAAAGCCTGCTTCTTAA
- a CDS encoding nucleoside monophosphate kinase, with product MKQILIIYGPPYSGSSHTGLQIADYYKGVSLSVSDLMRKEVREKSKLGSLLSSYIQKGQVIPLSVTEQLLYESFKQHQNEELLVFINFPKNTSEAESIAEIAPLFGYQNINTVSLVINEQMIIERMQQANTHDVEAIWEKLESYYTNISFVINHYEETGILQVIDFSENVNFLVEEISKSTGLKVTP from the coding sequence ATGAAGCAAATCTTAATTATATACGGCCCTCCTTATTCTGGCAGTAGTCATACTGGCTTGCAAATAGCAGATTACTACAAAGGCGTATCTTTATCAGTAAGTGATTTGATGCGTAAAGAAGTAAGAGAAAAAAGCAAGTTGGGCAGTTTATTGTCCAGTTATATCCAAAAAGGTCAGGTAATTCCCCTCTCAGTTACTGAGCAACTATTATACGAAAGCTTCAAACAACACCAAAACGAAGAGTTACTCGTTTTTATCAACTTCCCCAAAAACACCTCTGAGGCAGAATCTATTGCCGAAATAGCCCCTCTGTTTGGCTACCAAAATATCAATACTGTATCGCTGGTCATTAACGAGCAAATGATTATTGAACGTATGCAACAAGCCAATACCCATGATGTAGAAGCCATCTGGGAAAAGCTGGAGAGCTATTATACCAATATTTCATTTGTAATCAATCATTATGAAGAAACAGGTATCCTTCAGGTCATTGATTTTAGCGAAAATGTCAACTTTCTGGTAGAAGAAATCAGTAAATCGACTGGCCTAAAGGTCACCCCCTAA
- a CDS encoding serine hydrolase domain-containing protein, with amino-acid sequence MKTFIDQLFAQLPTQNAPGLALAVVQKGKCVLQQNYGLANLAENTAINSSTVFDIGSTAKQFTAACVALLIENGDLNLEDNVQTFVSNLPDYGYPLQIKHLIYHTSGLKDYLELAYLRGMDEHAYYNTAYALQLLLHQPDLNFVPGDEERYSNSNYLLLGHIVTQVSGQSLREFAHQHIFEPLGMHNTHFHDSFAEITPHKAVGYLPDPKGGYQEFTSKIDVVGDGGLYTTIEDLTRWDQNFYDNQLGKQNPDLIKLMGTPGRLNDDTAFEYGFGLILGNHQGKTVQRHGGAFAGYCAELLRFPKEKLSVIVLANLATLSPWTIAEQVAEVFLGNAPLPSVAWAPAHAPTSPSLQLSKELLTQYTGGYDLGAATPLEVIQEAGQLLLKYGAEDILQLTPQAEGIFTEPEYNIVIEFKQSKGARVPFMVFRTPDQEIIAAKVPINHHVDIEGLKPYTGSYYCATLKVVYDLFVTEKGLQLSIDFNPPFLLHITDTDFAEGKIGSFRFFRNNDRSIREFTLNTGRADYLQFIKL; translated from the coding sequence ATGAAAACATTCATCGATCAACTCTTCGCCCAACTACCTACCCAAAATGCCCCAGGGCTTGCTTTAGCAGTGGTGCAAAAGGGCAAATGTGTACTCCAACAAAACTATGGGCTTGCCAACCTTGCCGAAAACACCGCCATCAACTCAAGTACTGTGTTTGACATTGGCTCTACGGCAAAACAGTTTACTGCGGCTTGTGTGGCTTTGTTGATAGAAAACGGTGATTTGAACCTGGAAGACAACGTACAAACGTTTGTGAGCAACCTGCCCGATTATGGCTACCCTTTGCAAATAAAACATTTGATTTACCACACCAGTGGGCTAAAAGACTACCTCGAACTCGCCTATTTGCGGGGAATGGACGAACACGCCTATTATAATACAGCCTACGCCTTGCAATTACTTTTGCATCAACCCGACCTTAACTTTGTGCCAGGCGACGAAGAGAGGTACAGTAACTCTAACTACTTGTTGCTGGGACACATAGTGACACAAGTCAGCGGTCAATCGTTGCGGGAGTTTGCTCACCAGCACATTTTTGAGCCACTGGGTATGCACAATACCCATTTCCACGACTCTTTTGCCGAAATTACTCCTCATAAAGCTGTAGGCTATTTGCCCGACCCTAAAGGTGGCTACCAAGAGTTTACCTCTAAAATAGACGTTGTAGGTGATGGAGGGCTCTATACCACTATAGAGGATTTAACACGTTGGGATCAGAATTTTTATGACAACCAGTTGGGCAAACAAAACCCTGACTTGATAAAGCTCATGGGTACACCGGGCAGGCTCAACGATGACACGGCTTTTGAGTATGGATTTGGGTTGATACTGGGCAACCATCAGGGCAAAACTGTACAACGCCATGGAGGAGCCTTTGCGGGCTACTGCGCCGAATTGCTTCGGTTTCCCAAAGAAAAACTATCTGTCATAGTATTGGCAAACCTTGCTACCCTATCGCCTTGGACTATAGCTGAGCAAGTAGCAGAGGTATTTCTGGGCAATGCTCCTTTGCCCTCAGTGGCTTGGGCACCTGCCCACGCTCCTACCTCCCCTTCGCTCCAACTGTCCAAAGAACTATTGACCCAATACACCGGAGGTTATGACTTGGGGGCAGCTACTCCACTAGAGGTCATCCAAGAAGCTGGACAACTACTGTTAAAATATGGTGCTGAAGATATTTTACAACTCACTCCACAAGCTGAAGGTATTTTTACAGAACCTGAATACAATATTGTAATAGAGTTTAAGCAATCGAAAGGTGCAAGGGTACCCTTTATGGTATTCAGGACTCCCGATCAGGAAATTATTGCTGCCAAAGTACCCATCAATCATCATGTAGATATAGAGGGGCTCAAACCCTACACAGGTAGTTACTATTGTGCAACGCTCAAAGTGGTGTACGATTTATTTGTAACTGAAAAAGGGCTACAGTTGAGCATAGACTTCAACCCACCTTTTTTATTGCACATTACCGATACCGACTTCGCTGAAGGTAAAATTGGCTCGTTTCGTTTTTTTCGCAACAACGACCGCTCCATCAGAGAGTTTACCCTCAATACAGGCAGGGCAGACTACCTTCAGTTTATAAAATTATAA
- a CDS encoding ABC transporter permease has product MNLLKLSWSYLQKKRLNTFLNTLLLAFGVGIIIFLLLVLHQAEEKLRNNAQGIDYVIGAKGSPLQLILNAIYHMDSPTGNIPLSEANAIARNKRLVKRAIPLALGDSYRAYRIVGTTHEYVDFYQCKIAEGKLWQKNFEVTIGATIAQQLGLKVGSKFYSAHGLEDDEDLAHKDHPFIVSGILARSGTVADRLILTNIESIWEVHGQHDHHHEEPVTHKEHHEEHTTDSTHTENHHPFVQKKEPVAHKEHHEEHTTDSTHTENHHPFVQKKEKEITAMLIQRRSNMAIVMIPAIANRSNKIQAVSPAREYLNLLENIGIGADVLQYFAYIIIGIAGLSIFIALYNALKEREYDLAIMRTLGATRLKLFTHIILEGMLLASVGAALGLLLGHGAVEFTGQMISHSSQMSITGWQWLTAELGVITLVLGVALFAALIPAIQIYRIDISKTLSR; this is encoded by the coding sequence ATGAACTTACTCAAATTAAGCTGGAGTTACCTCCAAAAGAAAAGACTCAACACCTTCCTCAACACTTTGTTGTTGGCGTTTGGGGTAGGCATCATTATATTCTTATTGCTAGTGTTGCACCAGGCAGAAGAAAAACTCAGAAACAATGCTCAAGGCATAGACTATGTCATTGGCGCCAAAGGCAGTCCATTACAACTCATTCTTAATGCAATCTACCACATGGACAGCCCTACGGGCAATATTCCACTTTCTGAAGCCAACGCCATTGCCCGCAACAAACGCCTGGTAAAACGAGCCATTCCGCTTGCCTTAGGCGATAGCTACAGGGCTTACCGCATTGTGGGTACCACCCATGAGTATGTCGATTTTTATCAATGCAAAATAGCTGAAGGCAAGCTTTGGCAAAAAAACTTTGAAGTAACCATAGGAGCCACTATAGCCCAGCAACTGGGGCTAAAAGTGGGCAGTAAATTTTATAGTGCGCATGGGTTAGAAGACGATGAAGACCTTGCCCACAAAGACCACCCATTTATAGTAAGCGGCATTTTGGCACGTTCGGGCACCGTAGCTGACCGCCTGATACTGACCAACATTGAAAGTATATGGGAGGTACACGGGCAACATGATCATCATCACGAGGAACCTGTAACACATAAAGAACACCATGAGGAGCATACAACCGACTCAACCCATACTGAAAACCACCACCCTTTTGTGCAAAAGAAGGAACCTGTAGCACATAAAGAACACCATGAGGAGCATACAACCGACTCGACACATACCGAAAACCACCACCCTTTTGTACAAAAGAAGGAAAAAGAAATCACGGCGATGCTCATTCAACGCCGCTCGAACATGGCTATAGTGATGATTCCGGCAATAGCCAACCGAAGTAATAAAATACAGGCAGTATCGCCCGCCCGCGAATACCTCAATCTGCTCGAAAACATAGGCATAGGAGCCGATGTATTGCAATACTTTGCTTATATCATCATTGGCATTGCCGGGCTAAGTATTTTTATTGCTTTATATAATGCCCTCAAAGAGCGGGAATATGACCTTGCCATTATGCGTACTCTGGGAGCCACTCGCCTCAAATTGTTTACCCACATTATTTTAGAGGGAATGTTATTGGCAAGCGTGGGAGCAGCTTTAGGTCTTTTGTTGGGGCATGGGGCAGTAGAGTTTACCGGGCAGATGATTAGCCACAGCTCGCAAATGTCGATCACAGGCTGGCAATGGCTCACCGCCGAACTAGGAGTAATAACCCTGGTATTGGGAGTTGCCTTATTTGCCGCACTTATTCCTGCCATACAAATCTATCGAATCGATATTTCTAAGACTTTGAGTAGATAG
- a CDS encoding ABC transporter ATP-binding protein, whose protein sequence is MFAIQEVIHKYGDKTVLQAPNWSAAQGEQWLLLGNSGSGKTTLLHILGGLLRPTSGQVQMAGQSLQTLQGSQLDKFRAKNIGLVFQKPHLIQTLTVLDNLLLAQYLAGVKQSKARCMDVLEQLGMQTHKKSYPNKLSQGEMQRVSVARAVLNAPKVLLADEPTASLDDHNTVQVINLLKQQAQAVNATLVIATHDQRVKTEISQVYEL, encoded by the coding sequence ATGTTTGCTATACAAGAGGTGATACACAAATATGGTGATAAAACAGTGCTCCAAGCTCCCAACTGGTCAGCCGCTCAAGGCGAACAGTGGTTGTTACTGGGGAATTCGGGGAGCGGTAAAACCACGTTGTTGCACATTCTGGGGGGGCTGCTCAGGCCTACATCGGGCCAGGTACAAATGGCTGGGCAAAGTTTACAAACCTTACAAGGCTCCCAGCTCGATAAATTCAGGGCAAAAAACATTGGCTTGGTTTTTCAAAAACCGCACCTTATTCAAACCCTCACCGTATTAGACAACCTGCTGCTGGCGCAATACCTGGCAGGAGTTAAACAAAGCAAGGCAAGGTGTATGGATGTACTGGAACAATTGGGCATGCAAACCCATAAAAAATCGTATCCCAATAAGCTTAGCCAAGGCGAAATGCAACGCGTATCGGTGGCGCGGGCAGTACTCAATGCTCCCAAAGTGTTGCTTGCCGATGAACCCACTGCCAGCCTTGACGACCATAATACAGTACAAGTCATCAATTTGTTGAAACAACAGGCACAAGCAGTTAACGCAACCCTGGTGATAGCCACCCACGACCAAAGGGTAAAAACAGAAATAAGCCAAGTGTATGAATTGTGA
- a CDS encoding RluA family pseudouridine synthase produces MFLLKTHTVPHNAPAARLSDYACGIFEQLPSRKGVKKAIKKGAVRLNGMPAETGRWVQPGDIITLVDLEETPPKQYEFTLEVVYEDDHFAVINKPAGVKVSGNQYRTIVNMLPGNLKASPLPDALKWAKPVHRLDVPTSGLLMVAKTTQAHIHLGQQLEQKTIKKAYHAIVKGTPAARGHIRTPINGQSAHSEFEVLQTVPSLRNETLSLVRLSPHTGRTHQLRVHLASLGHPITGDTTYDEAGNTMLHKGLFLAATSLQLQHPTLTQTIEVSIDIPHKFASLLEREARRWEKFRAT; encoded by the coding sequence ATGTTTTTACTCAAAACCCATACTGTCCCCCACAACGCCCCCGCTGCCCGCCTGAGTGACTACGCTTGTGGCATTTTTGAGCAACTCCCCTCACGCAAAGGTGTAAAAAAAGCCATCAAAAAAGGCGCAGTACGACTCAATGGCATGCCTGCCGAAACGGGTCGTTGGGTACAACCAGGCGACATTATCACATTGGTCGATTTGGAAGAAACTCCCCCCAAACAGTACGAGTTTACCTTGGAAGTGGTATACGAAGACGACCACTTTGCCGTGATCAACAAACCCGCTGGGGTAAAAGTAAGTGGCAACCAGTACCGCACTATAGTAAATATGCTACCAGGTAACCTTAAGGCCTCTCCCCTACCCGATGCCCTCAAATGGGCAAAACCTGTACACCGACTAGATGTGCCTACCAGCGGGCTGTTGATGGTGGCAAAAACCACTCAGGCACATATACACCTGGGGCAACAACTGGAGCAAAAAACCATCAAAAAAGCTTACCATGCCATAGTAAAAGGCACACCCGCTGCACGGGGGCATATTCGTACCCCAATTAATGGGCAAAGCGCCCACAGCGAATTTGAGGTATTGCAAACTGTGCCTTCGCTTCGCAACGAAACTTTGTCGTTGGTACGTCTATCGCCCCATACTGGACGCACCCACCAATTACGCGTTCATCTGGCAAGCTTGGGGCACCCCATCACTGGCGACACCACGTACGACGAAGCCGGTAATACCATGTTACACAAGGGTTTATTTTTGGCGGCTACTTCATTGCAGTTACAACACCCAACGCTCACTCAAACCATTGAAGTGAGTATTGATATTCCTCACAAATTTGCCAGTTTGCTCGAACGCGAAGCCAGAAGGTGGGAGAAGTTTAGGGCTACATAA
- a CDS encoding TrpB-like pyridoxal phosphate-dependent enzyme, whose product MSKTRKILLSEKDMPTQWYNIQADMPNPMLPPLHPGTKQPIGPDDLAPLFPMALIQQEVSQERWHEIPEQVQDIYKKWRPTPLYRAYDLEKALDTPAKIYYKYEGVSPSGSHKPNTAVAQAYYNKQEGVKRITTETGAGQWGSALSFACGLFDMECEVFMVKVSYEQKPYRKIMMNTWGSSVYASPTNLTEAGKQILAQDPHSPGSLGIAISEAVERAVQDEHTKYSLGSVLNHVLMHQTIIGMEAMKQMEMAGDFPDVVVAPFGGGSNFAGITFPFLRHKLTKGKDHLRFLAIEPASCPKLTRGEFRYDFGDSIGMTPLIPMYTLGHSFVPPTIHAGGLRYHGAGAIVSQLLKDEIIEAQAIQQLECFEAGVLFGKTEGILPAPEATHAVAGAIREANQAKEEGKSKVILFNMCGHGHFDLRAYEDYFAGKLQDHHYSDEQLTKNLKELDDIPMG is encoded by the coding sequence ATGAGTAAAACACGCAAAATTTTGCTATCTGAAAAAGATATGCCCACCCAATGGTATAATATTCAGGCTGATATGCCCAACCCCATGTTGCCTCCTTTGCATCCAGGTACCAAACAGCCCATTGGTCCCGACGATTTAGCGCCTTTGTTTCCTATGGCACTTATCCAGCAAGAGGTTTCGCAAGAGCGTTGGCATGAAATACCAGAACAAGTACAAGACATTTATAAAAAATGGCGCCCTACCCCTTTGTATCGGGCGTACGACCTGGAGAAAGCGTTGGATACACCTGCCAAAATTTACTATAAATACGAAGGAGTAAGCCCCAGTGGATCGCACAAGCCCAATACTGCAGTGGCGCAGGCGTATTACAACAAACAAGAAGGGGTAAAGCGGATTACCACTGAAACAGGGGCTGGACAGTGGGGGAGTGCCTTGAGTTTTGCCTGTGGTTTGTTCGACATGGAGTGTGAGGTGTTTATGGTAAAAGTGAGTTATGAGCAAAAGCCTTATCGTAAGATTATGATGAATACCTGGGGCTCAAGTGTGTATGCTTCGCCTACCAACTTGACTGAAGCGGGCAAGCAAATATTGGCTCAAGACCCTCACTCGCCAGGTAGTTTGGGCATTGCTATTTCAGAAGCCGTAGAACGTGCGGTGCAAGATGAGCATACCAAGTATTCGTTGGGCAGTGTGCTCAATCATGTGCTTATGCACCAGACCATTATAGGCATGGAAGCAATGAAGCAAATGGAAATGGCAGGAGACTTTCCTGATGTGGTGGTGGCTCCTTTTGGTGGCGGGTCTAATTTTGCTGGCATCACCTTTCCATTTTTGCGTCATAAGCTTACCAAAGGCAAAGACCATTTGCGTTTTTTGGCCATTGAGCCAGCTTCTTGCCCTAAGCTTACCAGAGGCGAGTTCCGTTATGACTTTGGCGATAGTATAGGTATGACTCCTTTGATACCTATGTATACTTTGGGGCATAGCTTTGTGCCACCTACCATTCATGCAGGAGGGTTGCGTTACCACGGGGCAGGAGCTATTGTAAGCCAGTTGCTCAAAGACGAAATCATTGAGGCACAGGCCATTCAGCAATTGGAGTGTTTTGAAGCGGGGGTATTGTTTGGTAAAACTGAGGGGATTTTACCTGCACCAGAGGCTACGCATGCAGTAGCGGGTGCCATTCGCGAAGCGAATCAAGCCAAAGAGGAAGGAAAGTCTAAAGTGATTTTGTTTAATATGTGTGGGCATGGGCATTTTGATTTGCGGGCGTACGAAGATTATTTTGCTGGAAAACTCCAGGATCACCATTATTCTGATGAGCAATTGACCAAAAACCTGAAAGAGCTGGATGATATTCCGATGGGATAA
- a CDS encoding tetratricopeptide repeat protein, translating into MFTLKVRLLLGTAALLATVFSLFYQNYPSTILYIACIAVLVVGYYRNGTVWLALQQLRRQKYDKANEYLSEIKQPERLAKSQKGYYYFIKAFVAMSKDDIHTAETMFNQALEFGVRTQNNEALVYLHLADIKVVHKDKAAAEAYLQKLQALKYRANLQSFINEVNEGVAEL; encoded by the coding sequence ATGTTTACACTCAAGGTTCGGCTTTTATTGGGGACAGCAGCCCTTTTAGCCACTGTTTTTTCGTTGTTTTATCAAAATTATCCCAGCACCATTTTATACATTGCCTGCATTGCGGTGTTAGTGGTGGGGTATTATCGCAATGGCACTGTATGGCTGGCTTTGCAACAGTTGCGTAGGCAAAAATATGACAAAGCCAATGAGTATTTGAGCGAAATAAAACAACCAGAGCGACTGGCAAAAAGTCAAAAAGGCTACTATTACTTTATCAAAGCATTTGTGGCTATGTCAAAAGATGATATTCATACTGCCGAAACAATGTTTAATCAAGCCCTGGAGTTTGGTGTGCGTACTCAAAACAATGAAGCGCTGGTGTATTTGCACTTAGCCGATATCAAGGTGGTACATAAAGACAAAGCGGCGGCTGAGGCATATTTGCAAAAGTTGCAAGCCTTGAAGTATAGAGCCAATCTGCAGAGCTTTATCAATGAAGTAAACGAAGGTGTGGCTGAGCTTTAA